The sequence GGCCGCTCACCTCGTGGTGGGGGGGACCGGATGGTGAGCTGTGCGGCTCGCTGGAGCTGCCGCTGGCCACCTCCACGGCCGGCGGTGCGGCGCGTGCGCATCCAGGAGTGCAGCGGGCGCTGAAGCTGGCGGGTGTCTCGGGGGCGGTGGATCTGGCGGGGCTCGCGGCGGCGGCGGGGCTCGCCACCAACCTGTCGGCGCTCAAGGCGCTGTCCACCGAGGGAATCCAGAAGGGACACATGTCGCTGCACGCACGGCGTGTGGCGGCCGAGGCCGGCGCCAGCGGAGAGTTGGTGGGCATCGTCGCGGAGCGGCTGTCGAGCGAGCGCGTGTACCGGCCCGAGCGGGCGCGGGAGCTCCTCGCGGCGGAGGTGGCTCATCGGAAGGGGGTCCGGCGATGAGGCGCACCCGGGTGGCGGTCATCGGCGGTGGCATCGGCGGGCTGACGGCCGCCGGGCTGTTGGCCAAGGAAGGCCATGAGGTGACCCTCTTCGAGAAGGGGGCCACGCTGGGCGGCAAGGCGCAGTCCATCACGATGGAGGGTGTGACGCTGGACACCGGCCCCACGCTGCTGACGCTGCCGGCCCTGGTGCGCGGCACCTTCGAGCGGCTGGACGCGTTGGACTTGCTGCCGCCCTTCACGGAGCTGGAGCCCCAGTGCGTGTACCGCTTCGCGGACGGCTGTGGCTTCACCGCATATAAGGATGTGGAGCGCACGGCGGAGAGCGCCGCCGAGCTGCGCCGCAGCGAGCGCCGGGGCGTCGTCTCCTTCTATGAGGAGGCCGAGGCCATCTACAAGGCGGCGGGCGAGCCGTATCTGGAGGCCCCCTTCGAGGGCATGGCGGGCTTCATGACGCGGGTGGCCCGGCGCGGCGTGGGAGCCGTGCTGGCGGGCATGCGGCTCAACACGCTGCACGAGCTGGCCGAGAAGCACTTCAAGACCGACCACATGCGGCAGTTCGTGGGGCGCTTCGCCACGTACACAGGGGCCTCGCCCTACGAGGCGAGTGCGGCGTTCGCGCTCATCCCGCACATCGAGCGGGCGTACGGCACGCACCATGTCCAGGGAGGCATCGGCGCACTGGTGGAGGCGCTGGGGCGGGCCGTGCAGCGGCTGGGCGTCACCGTGCAGCTGAACGTAGCCGCGTGCTACGAGCGCGAGGCCCGCAGTGGCTACCGCGTGGGCCCCCAGGGCGCGGCGGAGTTCTTCGACAGCGTGGTGGTGAATGCCGATCCGCTGGCGTCGCTCCGGCGCGAGGGAGAGCCGCTGGCGCTGTCCGGCTATGTGCTGCTGCTGGAGGTGGATGGGCGCCCACCCGTGCCTCACCACACCGTGCTCTTCAGCCCCGACTATCGCCGCGAGTTCGAGGAGCTGTTCTCCGGGCGGCTGGCGAATGACCCGACGGTGTACCTCTGCAACCCCTCGGCGACGGACAGCACCGTGGTGCCGCCGGGGCGCACGGGGCTGTTCGCCATGGTGAACGCGCCGCCTCTGCCCACCCAGGGGCCCGAGTCCGAGCGCGCCGCCGCCGCGTGGGAGCTGAACGCCGAGCGCACCAAGGCGCAGATCCTCGAGCGGCTGACCTCTCAGTTCCCGGTGCTCAAGGGCCGCGTGCGAGTCCTGGGGCAGCGCACGCCGGTGGACCTCGCGGCGCAGGGTGCACCCGGGGGCTCCATCTATGGCTTCCTGCCGCATGGGAAGTTCGGCCCGTTCCGCCGTCCGAGGATCCGCGGCAACACGCCAGGTCTGTTCTTCGCGGGCGGAGGCACGCACCCGGGCGGCGGGGTGCCGCTGGTGATGCTCTCCGGGAGCTTCGCCGCGGAGATGGCGTCCGCCCACCTGAAAGGAGCCGTGGCATGAGCGCGCTGCCCGAGCTGCCGTCCCTGCCCTGCGAGCCGGGTGCCTACCGCTGGTACTACGCGGACGTCACCGCAGGCGAGCACAGCGCCGTGTTCATCTTCATGGTGGGCTCGCTGTTCTCCCCGCGCTACTCGGTGGCGGCGCGGCGCGGCGGACTGCCTCGGGAGCACTGCGCGGTGAACTTCGCCCTGTACCACCGGGGCGTGCGGCGGCACTGGGTGCTCAGCGAGTACCCACTCATGGAGCAGGAGTCTCCGCACTGCCTGCGCATCGGCCGCTCGACGATTCGTTACGAGGGCGGCGGGGTTCGCATGGAGGTGGATGAGCGCACGGCGCCCTGGGGCCGGCCGGTGCGGGCACGCCTGATGCTGGAGCCGATGACCCCTTTGGGGGATGAGGTACAGCTGGTGCCGGGCCTGCCGCACTGGTGGCAGCCGATGGCGCCTCGGTCCCGGGCCTGGTTGCAGGTGGACTCCGAGGGCCTGGAGGCCGAGGGGCTGGGCTACCACGACACCAACCACGGCGGAGAGCAGCTGGGCGCCCGGCTGAGCGGGTGGCACTGGTCGCGCACACACGGTGAGCACGAGACGGTGGTGGACTACGTGCTGCCCTCCGGTGTGGCTCCGGTGCGCGTGACGGCCGGAGCCGAAGGCCTCCACTGCGAGCGCGGGGGTGGCACCGAGGTCCTGCCTACGGAGCGCACGGCCTGGGGGCTGCGCGTGCCTCGGCACCTGCGCGCGGGGAACACGGTGGTGGGCGAGCCCCGGCTGCTGGAGTCCTCGCCCTTCTATGCGCGGGTGGAGGCGCGCCACGCCGGGCTGGACACGCTGGGCGAGGTGGCGGACTTCCGCCGCTTCCACTCGCCGTTGATTCGCTGGATGGCGCACTTCCGCACGCGGGTGGAGGGAGCGCCATGAGCCCATGGGTGATGCTGGGGCTGGGCTGGGCCACGATGGCCACGGGCTTCAGCGCGGTGGCGCTGGGCAGGCTGCTGCGGACCCGCCGCGCGCCGGTGGCGAGCACGCGAGTCCCGGTGCTGCTGCTCCGGCCGGTGGATGCTCCCACGGCGCGGGAGCTGGAGAACCTGGCGCGCCCGGTGGACTACGCGGGTGCGCTGGAGCAGGTGGTGGTGTCTCCGTTCCGGCCTCCGCTGGCGCCCGAGGTGCGGTGGCTGCCGAGCGATCCGCCCACGCCGAACCGCAAGGTGGGGCACCTGCTGTACGCGCTGGAGGTGTTGCCCACGCAGGGAAGGGTGGTGCTGGCGGTGGACGCGGACGTGGAGGTGACGGGAGCGCTGGTGGAGTCGCTGGCCGCGCCAGTGGCTGCGGGAGCGGCGCTGAGCACGGCGGCCCCCACACCGGTGGGTGTGCGCGGC comes from Hyalangium minutum and encodes:
- a CDS encoding phytoene desaturase family protein; protein product: MRRTRVAVIGGGIGGLTAAGLLAKEGHEVTLFEKGATLGGKAQSITMEGVTLDTGPTLLTLPALVRGTFERLDALDLLPPFTELEPQCVYRFADGCGFTAYKDVERTAESAAELRRSERRGVVSFYEEAEAIYKAAGEPYLEAPFEGMAGFMTRVARRGVGAVLAGMRLNTLHELAEKHFKTDHMRQFVGRFATYTGASPYEASAAFALIPHIERAYGTHHVQGGIGALVEALGRAVQRLGVTVQLNVAACYEREARSGYRVGPQGAAEFFDSVVVNADPLASLRREGEPLALSGYVLLLEVDGRPPVPHHTVLFSPDYRREFEELFSGRLANDPTVYLCNPSATDSTVVPPGRTGLFAMVNAPPLPTQGPESERAAAAWELNAERTKAQILERLTSQFPVLKGRVRVLGQRTPVDLAAQGAPGGSIYGFLPHGKFGPFRRPRIRGNTPGLFFAGGGTHPGGGVPLVMLSGSFAAEMASAHLKGAVA
- a CDS encoding hydroxyneurosporene synthase (CrtC), which codes for MSALPELPSLPCEPGAYRWYYADVTAGEHSAVFIFMVGSLFSPRYSVAARRGGLPREHCAVNFALYHRGVRRHWVLSEYPLMEQESPHCLRIGRSTIRYEGGGVRMEVDERTAPWGRPVRARLMLEPMTPLGDEVQLVPGLPHWWQPMAPRSRAWLQVDSEGLEAEGLGYHDTNHGGEQLGARLSGWHWSRTHGEHETVVDYVLPSGVAPVRVTAGAEGLHCERGGGTEVLPTERTAWGLRVPRHLRAGNTVVGEPRLLESSPFYARVEARHAGLDTLGEVADFRRFHSPLIRWMAHFRTRVEGAP